The candidate division WOR-3 bacterium sequence TGAAGTAACCAAACCCCACAAGAAAAAAAACATAATCAGATAGTAAACTTTAGGGAAAGAAAGTAATCGTCTCAAACCATAACTACGACAGCAATAAATACAAGAAAAAATAAAAAGCAAAAGAATCCCTGCTTCAGTAATCCAAAATAACTCATACGGCAATATCTTAAAGGTGTGAATAAACAGACCGGCGATAACAAAGTGGTAAATAATAATACATGCAACCAAAAAACCTTTATAATTCCTTTTAAAAAATTCTGAAAGTCTCCACAGACTCATCTTCAAACCTATTGCGACCTGGTAATTTCAAACACCACGGTTCCACCATTGGTCTGTTCACAAGGATCTAAACACTGCACATAGGCGGCATTTTCTCCTAAACCGAGCTCTTTTGCTGAAACACCGTGGCTCAATGCCGTATAATACGGCATTATACTCGCCAGGGAATGCATACAAATCGCATTCTCAGATTTAAGTTTAAAACCACTTTTAATATAAAATACATCACCTTTTTTATAAACAGGACACGAACCGTTTATTTTATAAACCTCAATTTTAAGATCCCACGGCATATTCACGGCATCACCACACTATTATAGCTCTCACTGTTCAAACTGAGCACCACCCTGATAAATCGGGCACATTCATCAGCAGAAAACCCCTTTAAATATCTTTCAGCAAACAGCTCACGGAAACGAAGAAGCTCATAACGCAGGCTGTTACGGCATTCACAAATCATCAAATCCAGGATCTCGAACGCCCTTTCAAGTGCGTTTTCTGCTTCTTTTGAATCATTACGAGCAAACATATTTTTTGCACGGTTCAATTCATTCGACAGCATAAGGAGCTGTTTATGTACGGGAAATTGAGCCCAGCGTTCAGCAAGTCCTTTATGAAATTTAAGTTTGTACATTGCTCTCACTCAGTGATTAATCTGTAAACAATATCCTTGATCTTTTCACGTATCTGCGGGTCCTCCACCTCCATACTTCGATTGTCCATTGAAGGACGAATATTAATCAATGCGGTATATTCTATCCAGTCTTTTTTCTCTTTACTCAAGAACAGATTTATTCCCCAGAGGTCTTCTTGCTGACTGCTGTTGTCGAGAAGCAGATATTCCAGGTCTGCATGCAATTCACCGTTGATCGCCATTATCCCTTTTCTGATGTCAACGACCGCCTTAATCATTGTTTTGAAGAATTTATTATAATTCTCAATAATGGTTTGCTTTGGGGTCGGGGTCGTCAAAATCTTCATCAGTTTTATCAGGACAGGCTACCGCCCTTGTCAGTTCTGCGACTGACCGCACAGATGCAATCAGGTAATATACCCATTATCATATAAAAGCTCCTCTCTATGAAAAGGAGCGTCTTAAATAAGCAATTTAACGAAATTATACGAAAAATAATAACTTTGTCAAGTCATTATATAAAAAGGTGTAAAATAATCAA is a genomic window containing:
- a CDS encoding TIGR04076 family protein yields the protein MPWDLKIEVYKINGSCPVYKKGDVFYIKSGFKLKSENAICMHSLASIMPYYTALSHGVSAKELGLGENAAYVQCLDPCEQTNGGTVVFEITRSQ